The Deltaproteobacteria bacterium DNA window TTTCGGCACGGGCACCGCCGCAGTCGTTTCTCCCGTGAAGTCTATTTCCTACAAGGACAAAAACTATAAAGTTCAAAATGGCGAAGTGGGAGAATGGGCGCAGAAGCTACATGATGAAATCGTCGGCATTCAATATGGTACGAA harbors:
- a CDS encoding branched chain amino acid aminotransferase — encoded protein: FGTGTAAVVSPVKSISYKDKNYKVQNGEVGEWAQKLHDEIVGIQYGTKEDPFGWIYEVKL